TCCGCCGCAACCGCATGGATATCCGCGATATTCCCGTAGCCGAAGTGACCCGCCAGTACCTGCATTATCTGCACGAGGCGCGTCGCCGCAATCTGGAACTCGCAGCGGAATATCTGGTGATGGCCGCCTGGCTGGCGGAGATCAAGGCGCGCATGCTGTTGCCGGTGCGTCCGCTTGGGGACGATGCGGATTTTGATCCCCGGCAGGATCTGGCGCGCCGCCTGGAAGCCCTGGCTATGGTGCAGGCCCAGGCTGCGGCGCTCCGCGCCCTGCCCCAGGCCGGTCGGGATTTCTGGCCGGTCTGCCCTGCGGTACATCCCGATCCGTTTCCCGCACCTCCTCCAGTGTCCCTCACCGATCTGATGAATGCCTGGCGGGCGTTGCTGCTGCGCCCGCTCCGCAGACTATCCCCCGCCCATACCCTGGTGCACCCGCATATGGGACTACGGCAGCGGATGGTGGAGGTACTGTTGCTTTGTCGGCGGGAGTCGCGTCCCTGGTATCTCAATGAGCTTCTGCCGTTTCGGGCGGATCGCCTGGCTCTGGCAGTGTCCCTGTTGGCGGTGCTGGAATTGCTCCGGCAACGGGCATTGGCCCTGGTTGAAAATGAAGATGGGGGCTGGCAGATCGTTGTGCCGGCGGCGCAGGTCTGCGGTGGCTGATGCGTGAAGCGCTCCTGGCATTGTTTTTATCCAGCGCCGAGCCGCTTACTCGTACGCGCCTGGCCGGTATTTTCGACGGCGACCCCGACTGCGTGGGATGGGAGGCGGCGCTGAACACGCTGTTGGCTACCGGCGAGGGACCTTTGCAACTCGTCTGTGTAGCGGATGGCTATCGTCTGCAGATTCATCCGCGTCACAACGCCCTCGTGACGCGCCTCCATGTGGAGCCACCTCGGCCTTTGTCCCGGGCCACGTTGGAAACGCTGGCGGTGATTGCCTATCAGCAGCCGGTGACCCGCCCGGAAATAGAGCACTGGCGTGGGGTTGCGGTCAGCGTGCAGATTCTGCAGCAGCTTCAGGAGCGGGGCTGGATTACCATCAGCGGGCACCGGGATACACCGGGTCGCCCTGCGCTTTGGGTGACAACACCCGGTTTTCTGGAACATTTTTCATTGCCGTCGCTGGCCGCATTGCCGGAGATCGTGACGGTAGACGAGGGACAAATGGATATGCAGGCATAACCGACGGAAACCTTATTAAACTGAAGTTTAGACATACAGCCCGGCTCCGCCGGGTTTTTTCTATTTTTGCTACGAAAGTGCTTGACACAGTGATAGTGCCGTGCGGCCGACCCTTGTAAAAAAGGGTCGGCCAATGAGAAGCGTTTTAGGCTTCTCGGAATCACTGTCATGCCCTTTCATCGTCTCGTTGCCCTCCGCCTCTCGGAGTGGATTTCCTACTTTCTGACGGTCGTGCCGCCCCGCTCGCGGCGCAGTTTTGTGGAGCTGCTTTGCGGTTGCCTGATCTCGCCCGAAGGCTGGGTCACCCGCGCCCTCAGCAGCATCTCCCTCCGCTGCCACTGGACCACCTATTACAAACTCCTGGAGCGTGCGTCCTTGCGTACACAGGCGTTGGCCATAACCCAGGTACGCTGGCTCCTGCAGTCCTTGCCCAAGCCCCTGATCGTCGAGTTAGTCGTCGACGACACGATGGTCCTGCGGCACTCTACCAAGGCCCCAGGCGCGGCCATCCGCTTCGACCACAGTCATAAGCACAACCGCCCCAGTTATGTCCTCGCCCAGAATTGGGTGGGTCTGGCGTTGACCCTGCGTACCCGTTCCGGCAAAGCCATTTCCTTTCCCATCCGCTTGCGCCTGGTGCCCAGTACCGGCAACACCCACAAGCTGAAAATCGCCGGAGCATTGCTGCGCGCCTTTATACCCCACATCCCCGTACCCGTCCGGTTGCTCACCGATGCTTGGTTCATGCGGCGGCGCCTGCTCTTGCCCCTGTTGCGTCAGCACGGCCTGCAGCCGGCAGGCCAGTTCATCGGCCAGGTGCGCAAAGATACTGTACTGCTCCGCGACCCACCGCCGAGGACATCCCAACGCGGGCGTCCTCGGATATATGGAAACAAGTACACCGTGGAAGACATGGCTGCGCTGCCCACCGAGATCGTCTCTCTGGATCTCTATGGGAAACGGCAGAAGGTCCGTCTTCAATCCATCATCGCCAATGCACGATTCCTGAACGGCCATCCGGTCCGTGCCGTATGGAGTGCGATCTACGATGAAAAGCATCATCGGTGGTCTCCCACCCGCCTCTATCTCGCTTCCGAGACGGATCTCACCGCCAGCGAAATCGTCGTCCTCTACAGCAACCGCTGGCAGATCGAACCGATCTTCCACAATCTCAAACGCTGGTGGGGCATCCATAACCTCTGGCAGCAAAAACGCACCGTCTTGGAACGCTGGATGCAAATCCGCTGCATCGCTTGGTCCATGGTGCAACTCCTCGCCGAAACCCTATCCGAAGATTTCCCCATGACTGCAGTAGCGCCCTGGCGTATC
This sequence is a window from Acidithiobacillus ferridurans. Protein-coding genes within it:
- the scpB gene encoding SMC-Scp complex subunit ScpB; translated protein: MREALLALFLSSAEPLTRTRLAGIFDGDPDCVGWEAALNTLLATGEGPLQLVCVADGYRLQIHPRHNALVTRLHVEPPRPLSRATLETLAVIAYQQPVTRPEIEHWRGVAVSVQILQQLQERGWITISGHRDTPGRPALWVTTPGFLEHFSLPSLAALPEIVTVDEGQMDMQA
- a CDS encoding IS701 family transposase; the protein is MPFHRLVALRLSEWISYFLTVVPPRSRRSFVELLCGCLISPEGWVTRALSSISLRCHWTTYYKLLERASLRTQALAITQVRWLLQSLPKPLIVELVVDDTMVLRHSTKAPGAAIRFDHSHKHNRPSYVLAQNWVGLALTLRTRSGKAISFPIRLRLVPSTGNTHKLKIAGALLRAFIPHIPVPVRLLTDAWFMRRRLLLPLLRQHGLQPAGQFIGQVRKDTVLLRDPPPRTSQRGRPRIYGNKYTVEDMAALPTEIVSLDLYGKRQKVRLQSIIANARFLNGHPVRAVWSAIYDEKHHRWSPTRLYLASETDLTASEIVVLYSNRWQIEPIFHNLKRWWGIHNLWQQKRTVLERWMQIRCIAWSMVQLLAETLSEDFPMTAVAPWRIATPVTAGLMAQWLHLQFLRVPFWKGYDPKSGKFQCPAPAFWADTDDPPRKKVA
- a CDS encoding segregation and condensation protein A, with the translated sequence MSGTTAESGASAAPVGVHGQSRADLPDGLFVPPDALELLLESFSGPLELLLWLIRRNRMDIRDIPVAEVTRQYLHYLHEARRRNLELAAEYLVMAAWLAEIKARMLLPVRPLGDDADFDPRQDLARRLEALAMVQAQAAALRALPQAGRDFWPVCPAVHPDPFPAPPPVSLTDLMNAWRALLLRPLRRLSPAHTLVHPHMGLRQRMVEVLLLCRRESRPWYLNELLPFRADRLALAVSLLAVLELLRQRALALVENEDGGWQIVVPAAQVCGG